The Punica granatum isolate Tunisia-2019 chromosome 4, ASM765513v2, whole genome shotgun sequence genome has a window encoding:
- the LOC116202953 gene encoding agamous-like MADS-box protein AGL11 produces the protein MGRGRLALELIGKEKSRRVTFEKRKTGLLKKAKEFSILCGVDTCVIIYGTPAISDCPHVPEIWPPNPDEVARIINRYKNEVGTGRRSTKIRGAVVGLDEYFLDRQRKLGTELAKARRSTCDDLIAHLSEEEEVISLKTLLGHRLESAKKRLEAMKSEKELAALLLPQDQTNNIAPNPLMVGSSQLGESDRRGLIFHQPMPTRSFYVPGAATGLYCRHDSKPSNDQMLPPTLFQYAANDNPYRYVVQNQMHANNASLPPPPFNQFHAAHQPQVTVYGTYFH, from the coding sequence ATGGGTCGGGGAAGATTGGCGCTCGAGCTAATCGGGAAGGAGAAGTCGAGGAGGGTAACATTCGAGAAGAGGAAGACCGGGCTGCTGAAGAAGGCCAAGGAATTCTCGATTCTGTGCGGAGTGGACACGTGCGTGATAATCTACGGCACTCCGGCGATCAGCGACTGCCCTCATGTGCCGGAAATCTGGCCCCCAAATCCCGACGAGGTTGCCCGGATCATCAATCGCTACAAGAACGAGGTGGGCACTGGCCGCCGCAGTACGAAGATCAGGGGCGCCGTCGTGGGTCTCGATGAGTACTTTCTGGACCGGCAGAGGAAGCTTGGCACAGAGCTCGCGAAAGCCCGCAGGTCGACCTGCGACGATCTGATCGCCCACTTGTCGGAGGAAGAGGAGGTGATATCGCTCAAAACCCTTCTAGGGCACAGGCTAGAGAGTGCAAAGAAGAGGCTCGAGGCCATGAAATCAGAGAAGGAATTAGCGGCCCTGCTGCTGCCGCAGGATCAGACGAACAACATCGCCCCAAACCCATTAATGGTGGGATCATCACAGCTCGGCGAGTCTGATCGCCGTGGATTAATATTCCACCAGCCGATGCCGACCCGCTCTTTCTATGTACCGGGCGCCGCAACCGGACTATACTGCAGGCACGACTCGAAGCCCAGCAATGATCAAATGCTGCCGCCCACTCTGTTCCAGTATGCAGCTAATGATAATCCTTATCGGTATGTTGTTCAGAATCAGATGCATGCTAATAATGCTAGTCTTCCGCCTCCACCATTCAACCAATTCCACGCTGCACATCAACCCCAAGTGACAGTCTACGGTACATATTTCCATTAA
- the LOC116204308 gene encoding agamous-like MADS-box protein AGL90: MGRGTLALELIGKEKSRRVTFEKGKSSLLKKAKEFSILCGVDTCVLIYGTPAISDRLDVLEIWPPNPDEWKLGTELMKARTSTCKDLIARLSEEEELISLKTLLGHRLESAKKRFEAMKSEKELAALLLQDQTNNIAPNPLMVG, translated from the exons ATGGGTCGGGGGACATTGGCGCTCGAGTTAATCGGGAAGGAGAAGTCAAGGAGGGTAACATTCGAGAAGGGGAAGAGCAGCCTGTTGAAGAAGGCCAAGGAATTCTCAATTCTGTGCGGAGTGGACACGTGCGTGTTAATCTACGGCACTCCGGCGATCAGTGACCGCCTTGATGTGCTGGAAATCTGGCCCCCAAACCCCGACGAG TGGAAGCTTGGCACAGAGCTCATGAAGGCCCGCACGTCGACCTGCAAAGATCTGATTGCCCGCTTGTCGGAGGAAGAGGAGTTGATATCGCTCAAAACCCTTTTAGGGCACAGGCTAGAGAGTGCAAAGAAGAGGTTCGAGGCCATGAAATCAGAGAAGGAATTAGCGGCCCTGCTGCTGCAGGATCAAACAAATAACATCGCCCCAAACCCATTAATGGTGGGATGA
- the LOC116204350 gene encoding katanin p80 WD40 repeat-containing subunit B1 homolog isoform X2 has product MGLRRSKDVVVRGLTGHRSNCTSVEFHPFGEFFASGSMDTNLKIWDIRKKGCIHTYKGHTRSISTIRFTPDGRWVVSGGYDNIVKVWDLTAGKLLHDFKFHENHIRSIDFHPLEFLLATGSADRTVKFWDLETFELIGSTRPEATGVRSITFHPDGRTLFCGLDDSLKVYSWEPVICHDSIDMGWSTLSDLCIHEGKLLGCSYYQNSVGVWVSDISLIEPYGANLVPPQKDVMQHEFNLQKSHSVKKGSDERSISSLRCPSPDYETKEIKNIYVDTANGNPVCSERVGSLSSPKIILPLDSPDIGSPMVKKHTSSAKGSPEKAREQAFLKSFSVPDVALQESAEGKDSSVPRKESITFSRTKPGMLLKPAHRRRPSTTKLDAEGLSLTAEMKNISETKSISDSSDPMLPKLTAHRRRLSSTRFDVETLSDSSESRTFSETKVDFNGPLDTGIKIAPGTPKESPQEDCSDIKNVPEKIDKTLPQTPKDENRDESLCSRQGITPVKIVNGVAVVPGRTRTLVEKFERREILNSAEEQTTATPPQELPATDKANTSVPMSFERKETVSSSSNQSTDSSPSLISARSQTPATSVCSSESREEMLKSTEDQETSRLIPCMEPSRSKTPPIPNSSIDKRERHNSKEDQETAVSHNVVVLARDKAPSSQVDAFVRRERLSIKEDREATAVPNVVLGKDRTPTCRVGSSERRQRLNKEDQSASIISPNVALGRDKVPPNQVGRFERRERFNSKEDQPTRISSRIAPSRERTPPSLGGSIQRRERLSSPEDQAANRVLPVMERTTAAAGSFEERERFNSTMEDQESNIPLRTVSVIDKMATTQMGESQILGREPDSADDRDVAEVLMESHEVFLSTLRSRLTKLQVIRHFFERNDMKGAINAMRKLPDHSVQADVVGILMEKMDMLNLDLFSSLLPVLVSLLDSKIERHTSLSLEMLLKLVAVFGSLVFATVSAPPTVGVDLHAEQRRECCNQCFAQLQKIQKILPLLVRRGGVVARCAQELNLVLQQS; this is encoded by the exons ATGGGACTTAGAAGAAGCAAAGA CGTAGTGGTTCGTGGTCTTACTGGGCACAGATCGAATTGCACGTCTGTGGAATTTCATCCTTTCGGAGAATTTTTCGCATCCGGTTCCATGGACACTAATCTAAAGATATGGGATATCAGAAAGAAGGGTTGCATACACACATATAAGGGTCATACACGAAGCATTAGTACTATTAGATTCACTCCTGATGGTCGTTGGGTGGTTTCTGGTGGATACGATAATATTGTCAAG GTGTGGGATCTGACAGCTGGAAAGCTTTTGCACGATTTTAAGTTCCATGAGAATCACATCAGATCCATAGATTTCCACCCTTTGGAGTTTCTTCTTGCCACAG GATCAGCTGACCGAACTGTGAAATTCTGGGACTTGGAGACCTTTGAACTGATTGGATCGACTAGGCCTGAG GCTACAGGAGTTCGTTCAATCACCTTTCATCCCGATGGGAGGACCTTATTCTGTGGATTGGATGATAGCTTGAAG GTTTATTCATGGGAGCCCGTAATTTGTCATGATTCCATTGACATGGGATGGTCCACGCTCAGTGATCTCTGCATCCATGAAGGAAAACTTTTAGGTTGCTCTTATTATCAAAATTCGGTCGGAGTTTGGGTCTCAGATATATCG CTCATTGAGCCTTACGGAGCTAATCTAGTGCCTCCACAAAAGGATGTCATGCAACATGAATTTAACCTCCAGAAAAGCCATTCAGTGAAAAAAGGGAGTGATGAGAGATCAATTTCAAGTTTACGCTGTCCATCTCCTGATTATGAGACGAAAGAGATAAAGAACATATATGTGGACA CTGCCAATGGAAATCCTGTTTGTTCCGAGAGAGTTGGTTCCTTAAGCTCTCCAAAAATAATATTGCCATTGGATTCCCCTGACATTGGTAGTCCGATGGTAAAGAAGCATACATCCTCTGCAAAAGGTTCTCCTGAAAAAGCAAGGGAGCAAGCATTTCTCAAATCTTTTTCAGTGCCTGACGTTGCTCTTCAGGAAAGCGCAGAAGGAAAAGACAGCTCTGTCCCTCGAAAAGAATCCATCACCTTTTCAAGGACGAAACCAGGGATGTTGCTTAAGCCTGCCCATAGAAGAAGGCCTTCAACTACAAAACTCGATGCTGAGGGGCTTTCTTTAACTGCCGAAATGAAAAATATCTCTGAAACAAAGAGCATTTCTGATAGTTCTGATCCCATGTTACCAAAGCTTACTGCACACAGGCGGAGGCTGTCGAGCACCAGATTTGATGTCGAGACTTTATCAGATTCTTCTGAAAGTAGAACTTTTAGTGAGACAAAGGTTGATTTCAATGGTCCTTTAGACACTGGCATCAAGATTGCTCCCGGGACTCCGAAAGAATCCCCTCAAGAAGACTGTTCTGATATCAAGAACGTGCCTGAGAAGATAGACAAAACATTGCCCCAAACCCCCAAAGATGAAAATC GCGATGAATCTCTTTGCAGCAGGCAAGGGATAACACCTGTCAAGATCGTCAATGGAG TTGCTGTCGTCCCGGGCCGAACACGAACCTTGGTCGAGAAGTTTGAAAGGAGGGAAATACTTAATAGTGCTGAAGAACAAACAACGGCCACTCCCCCTCAAGAATTGCCTGCAACAGATAAAGCGAACACATCTGTTCCTATGAGTTTCGAAAGGAAAGAAACTGTAAGTAGCAGTAGCAATCAATCAACTGATAGTTCCCCTAGCCTAATTTCAGCACGCAGTCAAACTCCTGCAACTTCAGTTTGTAGCTCTGAAAGCAGAGAAGAAATGCTTAAAAGCACGGAAGATCAAGAAACTAGTCGGCTGATCCCTTGCATGGAGCCCTCAAGGAGCAAGACGCCTCCAATTCCAAATAGTAGCATTGATAAAAGAGAGCGACATAATAGCAAGGAGGACCAAGAGACTGCTGTATCTCATAATGTGGTTGTGCTTGCAAGAGATAAAGCTCCGAGTTCTCAGGTGGATGCATTTGTTAGACGAGAACGACTCAGTATCAAGGAAGATAGAGAAGCCACAGCGGTCCCTAATGTTGTACTTGGAAAGGATAGAACACCTACATGCCGAGTTGGTAGCTCTGAACGGAGACAACGGTTGAACAAGGAAGATCAATCTGCGAGCATCATATCTCCTAACGTAGCTCTTGGAAGGGACAAGGTGCCCCCAAATCAAGTTGGTCGTTtcgaaagaagagagagatttaATAGCAAGGAGGATCAACCAACTAGGATTTCTTCACGTATTGCGCCTTCAAGGGAGAGGACGCCCCCAAGTTTGGGTGGAAGCATtcagagaagagagagattaaGCTCTCCTGAAGATCAAGCGGCTAATCGTGTGTTACCTGTGATGGAGAGAACTACTGCAGCCGCAGGAAGCtttgaagaaagagagagatttaATTCTACTATGGAGGATCAAGAGAGTAATATCCCTCTTCGTACGGTATCTGTTATTGATAAGATGGCCACTACACAG ATGGGTGAGTCTCAAATTTTGGGGAGGGAACCAGACTCTGCAGATGATAGGGATGTTGCCGAAGTTTTAATGGAGAGCCATGAAGTTTTCTTGAGCACCCTTAGATCTCGTTTGACAAAGTTACAG GTGATACGACACTTCTTTGAGAGGAATGATATGAAAGGTGCAATAAATGCAATGAGGAAGCTCCCGGATCATTCA gTTCAGGCAGATGTTGTTGGGATTCTGATGGAGAAAATGGATATGCTCAACTTGGATTTGTTTTCTTCCTTGCTTCCCGTGCTTGTCAGTCTGCTTGATAGCAAGATCGAAAG GCACACTAGTCTTTCCTTGGAGATGCTACTAAAGCTAGTGGCAGTTTTTGGCTCGTTGGTGTTTGCCACTGTTTCAGCGCCCCCGACTGTTGGGGTCGATCTTCATGCAGAGCAAAG GAGAGAGTGCTGTAATCAGTGCTTTGCCCAGCTCCAAAAGATCCAGAAGATTCTCCCTCTTCTTGTAAG ACGCGGCGGTGTTGTTGCAAGGTGCGCTCAGGAATTGAATCTCGTCCTTCAACAATCGTAG
- the LOC116204350 gene encoding katanin p80 WD40 repeat-containing subunit B1 homolog isoform X1, protein MAKRGYKLQEFVAHSGNVNCLSIGKKARRLFLTGGEDNKVNLWAIGKPNSLMSLCGHTSPVESVAFDSAETLVLGGASSGVIKLWDLEEAKMVRGLTGHRSNCTSVEFHPFGEFFASGSMDTNLKIWDIRKKGCIHTYKGHTRSISTIRFTPDGRWVVSGGYDNIVKVWDLTAGKLLHDFKFHENHIRSIDFHPLEFLLATGSADRTVKFWDLETFELIGSTRPEATGVRSITFHPDGRTLFCGLDDSLKVYSWEPVICHDSIDMGWSTLSDLCIHEGKLLGCSYYQNSVGVWVSDISLIEPYGANLVPPQKDVMQHEFNLQKSHSVKKGSDERSISSLRCPSPDYETKEIKNIYVDTANGNPVCSERVGSLSSPKIILPLDSPDIGSPMVKKHTSSAKGSPEKAREQAFLKSFSVPDVALQESAEGKDSSVPRKESITFSRTKPGMLLKPAHRRRPSTTKLDAEGLSLTAEMKNISETKSISDSSDPMLPKLTAHRRRLSSTRFDVETLSDSSESRTFSETKVDFNGPLDTGIKIAPGTPKESPQEDCSDIKNVPEKIDKTLPQTPKDENRDESLCSRQGITPVKIVNGVAVVPGRTRTLVEKFERREILNSAEEQTTATPPQELPATDKANTSVPMSFERKETVSSSSNQSTDSSPSLISARSQTPATSVCSSESREEMLKSTEDQETSRLIPCMEPSRSKTPPIPNSSIDKRERHNSKEDQETAVSHNVVVLARDKAPSSQVDAFVRRERLSIKEDREATAVPNVVLGKDRTPTCRVGSSERRQRLNKEDQSASIISPNVALGRDKVPPNQVGRFERRERFNSKEDQPTRISSRIAPSRERTPPSLGGSIQRRERLSSPEDQAANRVLPVMERTTAAAGSFEERERFNSTMEDQESNIPLRTVSVIDKMATTQMGESQILGREPDSADDRDVAEVLMESHEVFLSTLRSRLTKLQVIRHFFERNDMKGAINAMRKLPDHSVQADVVGILMEKMDMLNLDLFSSLLPVLVSLLDSKIERHTSLSLEMLLKLVAVFGSLVFATVSAPPTVGVDLHAEQRRECCNQCFAQLQKIQKILPLLVRRGGVVARCAQELNLVLQQS, encoded by the exons ATGGCGAAGCGTGGGTATAAGCTGC AGGAATTTGTGGCGCATTCTGGCAATGTCAACTGTCTCAGTATCGGGAAGAAAGCACGCCGGCTTTTTCTCACCGGTGGAGAGGACAACAAAGTCAATCTATGGGCAATTGGGAAACCAAACTCTCTAATG AGCCTCTGTGGTCACACAAGTCCAGTAGAATCCGTGGCTTTTGATTCAGCAGAAACTTTGGTGCTTGGTGGAGCTTCCTCTGGGGTCATAAAGCTATGGGACTTAGAAGAAGCAAAGA TGGTTCGTGGTCTTACTGGGCACAGATCGAATTGCACGTCTGTGGAATTTCATCCTTTCGGAGAATTTTTCGCATCCGGTTCCATGGACACTAATCTAAAGATATGGGATATCAGAAAGAAGGGTTGCATACACACATATAAGGGTCATACACGAAGCATTAGTACTATTAGATTCACTCCTGATGGTCGTTGGGTGGTTTCTGGTGGATACGATAATATTGTCAAG GTGTGGGATCTGACAGCTGGAAAGCTTTTGCACGATTTTAAGTTCCATGAGAATCACATCAGATCCATAGATTTCCACCCTTTGGAGTTTCTTCTTGCCACAG GATCAGCTGACCGAACTGTGAAATTCTGGGACTTGGAGACCTTTGAACTGATTGGATCGACTAGGCCTGAG GCTACAGGAGTTCGTTCAATCACCTTTCATCCCGATGGGAGGACCTTATTCTGTGGATTGGATGATAGCTTGAAG GTTTATTCATGGGAGCCCGTAATTTGTCATGATTCCATTGACATGGGATGGTCCACGCTCAGTGATCTCTGCATCCATGAAGGAAAACTTTTAGGTTGCTCTTATTATCAAAATTCGGTCGGAGTTTGGGTCTCAGATATATCG CTCATTGAGCCTTACGGAGCTAATCTAGTGCCTCCACAAAAGGATGTCATGCAACATGAATTTAACCTCCAGAAAAGCCATTCAGTGAAAAAAGGGAGTGATGAGAGATCAATTTCAAGTTTACGCTGTCCATCTCCTGATTATGAGACGAAAGAGATAAAGAACATATATGTGGACA CTGCCAATGGAAATCCTGTTTGTTCCGAGAGAGTTGGTTCCTTAAGCTCTCCAAAAATAATATTGCCATTGGATTCCCCTGACATTGGTAGTCCGATGGTAAAGAAGCATACATCCTCTGCAAAAGGTTCTCCTGAAAAAGCAAGGGAGCAAGCATTTCTCAAATCTTTTTCAGTGCCTGACGTTGCTCTTCAGGAAAGCGCAGAAGGAAAAGACAGCTCTGTCCCTCGAAAAGAATCCATCACCTTTTCAAGGACGAAACCAGGGATGTTGCTTAAGCCTGCCCATAGAAGAAGGCCTTCAACTACAAAACTCGATGCTGAGGGGCTTTCTTTAACTGCCGAAATGAAAAATATCTCTGAAACAAAGAGCATTTCTGATAGTTCTGATCCCATGTTACCAAAGCTTACTGCACACAGGCGGAGGCTGTCGAGCACCAGATTTGATGTCGAGACTTTATCAGATTCTTCTGAAAGTAGAACTTTTAGTGAGACAAAGGTTGATTTCAATGGTCCTTTAGACACTGGCATCAAGATTGCTCCCGGGACTCCGAAAGAATCCCCTCAAGAAGACTGTTCTGATATCAAGAACGTGCCTGAGAAGATAGACAAAACATTGCCCCAAACCCCCAAAGATGAAAATC GCGATGAATCTCTTTGCAGCAGGCAAGGGATAACACCTGTCAAGATCGTCAATGGAG TTGCTGTCGTCCCGGGCCGAACACGAACCTTGGTCGAGAAGTTTGAAAGGAGGGAAATACTTAATAGTGCTGAAGAACAAACAACGGCCACTCCCCCTCAAGAATTGCCTGCAACAGATAAAGCGAACACATCTGTTCCTATGAGTTTCGAAAGGAAAGAAACTGTAAGTAGCAGTAGCAATCAATCAACTGATAGTTCCCCTAGCCTAATTTCAGCACGCAGTCAAACTCCTGCAACTTCAGTTTGTAGCTCTGAAAGCAGAGAAGAAATGCTTAAAAGCACGGAAGATCAAGAAACTAGTCGGCTGATCCCTTGCATGGAGCCCTCAAGGAGCAAGACGCCTCCAATTCCAAATAGTAGCATTGATAAAAGAGAGCGACATAATAGCAAGGAGGACCAAGAGACTGCTGTATCTCATAATGTGGTTGTGCTTGCAAGAGATAAAGCTCCGAGTTCTCAGGTGGATGCATTTGTTAGACGAGAACGACTCAGTATCAAGGAAGATAGAGAAGCCACAGCGGTCCCTAATGTTGTACTTGGAAAGGATAGAACACCTACATGCCGAGTTGGTAGCTCTGAACGGAGACAACGGTTGAACAAGGAAGATCAATCTGCGAGCATCATATCTCCTAACGTAGCTCTTGGAAGGGACAAGGTGCCCCCAAATCAAGTTGGTCGTTtcgaaagaagagagagatttaATAGCAAGGAGGATCAACCAACTAGGATTTCTTCACGTATTGCGCCTTCAAGGGAGAGGACGCCCCCAAGTTTGGGTGGAAGCATtcagagaagagagagattaaGCTCTCCTGAAGATCAAGCGGCTAATCGTGTGTTACCTGTGATGGAGAGAACTACTGCAGCCGCAGGAAGCtttgaagaaagagagagatttaATTCTACTATGGAGGATCAAGAGAGTAATATCCCTCTTCGTACGGTATCTGTTATTGATAAGATGGCCACTACACAG ATGGGTGAGTCTCAAATTTTGGGGAGGGAACCAGACTCTGCAGATGATAGGGATGTTGCCGAAGTTTTAATGGAGAGCCATGAAGTTTTCTTGAGCACCCTTAGATCTCGTTTGACAAAGTTACAG GTGATACGACACTTCTTTGAGAGGAATGATATGAAAGGTGCAATAAATGCAATGAGGAAGCTCCCGGATCATTCA gTTCAGGCAGATGTTGTTGGGATTCTGATGGAGAAAATGGATATGCTCAACTTGGATTTGTTTTCTTCCTTGCTTCCCGTGCTTGTCAGTCTGCTTGATAGCAAGATCGAAAG GCACACTAGTCTTTCCTTGGAGATGCTACTAAAGCTAGTGGCAGTTTTTGGCTCGTTGGTGTTTGCCACTGTTTCAGCGCCCCCGACTGTTGGGGTCGATCTTCATGCAGAGCAAAG GAGAGAGTGCTGTAATCAGTGCTTTGCCCAGCTCCAAAAGATCCAGAAGATTCTCCCTCTTCTTGTAAG ACGCGGCGGTGTTGTTGCAAGGTGCGCTCAGGAATTGAATCTCGTCCTTCAACAATCGTAG